The stretch of DNA caaaagtataactttggcaagctagcttttatagtccatgcttttgtcgattttgaaactactgatagtacttgacagaaatcacttcccaaaccattaatttttcaccaaacggttcattaatatccaatatatctatTGTTTCAAttgtttgacacttagccataagtgttTCATCCcctattatcaattttgcttaccttataaatttagcatcattgctctgctttgatatatttgtgatggttaatTAAGTTGTTGatgaggtatatcaaatctaaagtgggtagcctcacaataaaatcgttgttggtataccacttgttattattgctaacagtgtcatgccacttgatatgatatttgcaagtatactaacctttttactttgtgttctaatgctctttttatggaataaatttatgtaccctaagatttttttaaactaaaataagaattttactcatatgatgaattttaaaaataattgaattggattttcttgctaaataattatctaaaagatttaattatttgattttaacataaaaataatttattctatgttgattcagatcttaatattagttcatctcttgttttgaatatttaattttaattataattttatccaccataaattttattttcaaagagtaaaagattgatatgacatttcacttttagaccTTTAtatttgtagaatcattagtggtattgactcttaccaactattttattttctctttctcacacatttatattcttaaatattttcttagttgttgtttaataattgggtattttttaatattacacaaaaaattgataaaaaatattatttgagttaaaagatagttcaaatataatataaaaatatattatcgtgggggtatttttttctcaattgcAACTCTTTATGCAattcatttaatattacttttattttttttggtattggacattatgtagtggtaatgtattgccaatacggaggattcttgTGAAATTGATTTTAAACCTtcttacatatttttaataagaatttaatagacaaaattttattaattttaaaatcttaaatattaaaaattagcacagaaggtattgtagtccaaaaaataggttattacagtgatgtcctttccctatgaattcttccgtttaatattttagggctattttggtatattaatattgtatttgtgcttttataataatatatgctctcctttttctaaatgaatttggacaatataatatatttttgaattaaattagtaataggacattataatagttttcaaattaaattagtaataagaatttttaagaaatatatcctaaaagtaataggattacatgactaaaaataTGTCTCTaccccgaaagtaattatattaaAAGGAAACATAACGTGTTCCTAAATGTATCAGGTATACAtgctaacatgtagtattatatgtctatgcccaaagtaattatactaattgcattcctaaaggtaatcatgtaggattcttaacgtgtagtattatgtcctaaaactaatatgattataaggctaatatctagaatttcggttatgtccttttattatgagttattatgcttaatattataaggctatttttgtaaaccgacattgtattcatgcttttataataatatagttaTAGATTACTTCCGCTATAATTTTCACATTACATTCAACCATAGTAAGCTCCTAACAGGACTCAATGAAAGGATAATTTTCTTCTGCATTGATGTTGTTTACAATTATAAGGCCAGAGAGGTGTTTAATGAATTTAATACGTAATACAACAATCATGGGCAAGATAAATGTTTTTGGAGGCTAGTGGAGTATTTGGAAAACAGGACAGATAAACAACTACAAGCGAAAacatgagaaataaaagaaaaaacaacCACTTGAACTGTAAATAGATGTaatttaaaagaaagaaaatgacTAGTCCAGAACTTTGCAAGAGTCGATCTCCATAACCGACCCTGAACTAACACATTTAACCAACCCTGAGCATTATCGCACCTGGACAGGCCAATAACAGATCAAAATATTTGGTTCCCACAGCAAAAGACTATAAGTTTCATTGCATGGGTTAAAATGTTAAAATCTTCCTTAGGCGCTGATAAAACGGATTCCAACTCCATCTCTTGCTGAGGCAATAGCAATGACCGTGTTGATGCCCAGGTAGCTGGTGGTATTGTTTCCTGAAAATGCCTCAAAAGATTAATCATGCGTTTTGTAGTTCCTTCAGTAGCAAGATCCTCTCCGGCACATAGAACCTACAGAAGAAGCAACTTCCAATTACTGGATGGCTACAGAGATATAAAGGTTACTTCAATAAAAATGCCACAAATATCATGAGATAAACATGTTGGTAGATCAATAAACTATCTAAATGAAGTTTAGGTTGTAATCTCAAACTAACCTCTGCAAAAATTGAAACAACTTTTGGAAGGTACTGATAGTTGGAGCCTAAAACTTCTCTGTCTGACCTGAAATTGAGAATATTATAGTTTGCAAAAACATACTATAGTTTGCAAGGACAATGTTGATAGATTTGAATTGCTAATTGAAAACATAGATAAATCCCACTAACAACCACCAACTAGATGATTTCTGTCAAGTCAAATCCCCATATAAGAGAAGTCATTAATTCAATAACAATTAAATGGTTTCACCGCCTAATGAAATTTTGTTATGCCAAATATATCAAAATTGTTCCTGCTGCAATATCATTAAGTTGTAAACTAGTTACAACAATATTAATATATTGCTTCAAACGTTTGGAAGATGTGTTTTGTTTAGTTTTCCCTGAATCTGAAATTACAAAGTTCATTTAAAATGTACATTCTTCCGTTAAGAACAATCACAATTATATCTACAGAAAACATTTCTCATCAACAACTTAATGTAAAGCAACTGCTAAAAGTAAATATAATCGGTTTACCCCATTAAACAGCCTTAATTATCAATGCCAAGGTAACAAAACCAATCCAGAGTAAAAGAGTAATTGAGTATAAATACTAGAGCAAACCAATCCAGTTCCAGTACCTTTCGACCATTGAACACAACTGTTCATGAACATCTTTGGCTTcgtccaagtcaccttttatagGCAGGCAATTCAACCAAACTGGAATAACCTACCAAATGACTTGGAATAAGAATTCTGGGGAAATTACAATCACAGTAAATTATTAGTCAATTTAAGTCAGTTATAGAATAGTCCTCATTGCTTAACAACCAAAACTCCTTTCGACTAAAAGGGTAAAGCAAATAAATAAACAAGAAATGACTAATAGGAAACTCTTGTAAATCTCTATATGTATGGTTAAAACATGGCGGAGTATATTCGCAGTCTTTGGGAATTGTGGGGATGATTCACTTGACTTACTGTCTTTTAGTTTCTAAATCTATAACATAAATATTGAAAAACAATAATGCGAAACATTATGATATTTCTCAAACTATATGATATATGCATGCAATGAATTACCCCAAATTTATAACTGAAATTTTGGAATGCCAACTCAAGTGTATATGAGCTGAAGGTGTAAGAATGCATAAACAAATAAAAGAACATACCTGGGCTAAGTCAATACTTTCACCATGAAACTGACATATCTTACTAAGTGCAGAAACAACATTATCATATGCTTTTTCATTCTCAGGTTCAAGAGCATTCGTATGCATTATCACTACTTTGATCCTTGACAGAGCCTCTGGTTCAGGTCATAAGATGTAAGTAAACACAAAAAACATATCACTTCTTGGTCCCCTTCTCCATGTAGAAAATGGTCTAAGTATCACATTCAACAATAACATGCCTACAACAAAAGGTTTGAAAGAAGAACGACCATATTCCGCCCACAGCCCAAGTCCATAAAAAGCAGCCTGAACATGACATATGGTTCTCCGACAAATCAAATAGTAAATGCAACTTGACTGAAAACTGTTACAACTGCTAAAGATGTACAAACCTGTCTAACAGCTAGATTTTCGTCATTGCTTGCATCAAGAATTAATGGAAGACAAACATCATAGTACCTAATTTTCACAAGAAGTAACTATCAAAAGTGAGAATTAGCATTAGATAAAAAAACATACAAATCGACGTACTTTAGAGCTTCTTCAGGGCACACCTCCACAAGAGCATCGAAGATACAAATAGATGTACATCTCTCATTAGTTGTTGTCTCCTTGGCCTTCATAAAAGCAAGAAAAATTCaatgtggaaaacaataatatatataataaaaaacaaTCTAGAAGGTTTAGAGGTTATGACTTACCCACATAGGTAACAAATATGGTGACAACTCCTCAAGGAAAGGCAAGAAAGCATCCTTGAAAGCTTTGATCAA from Nicotiana tomentosiformis chromosome 11, ASM39032v3, whole genome shotgun sequence encodes:
- the LOC104116390 gene encoding uncharacterized protein codes for the protein MPILLRSANLAFEKGTAQGESESYFTKLSNYIILALVEAMHKEHVTEICAIMLGELNYCLQICRPLPTEGQVRSIVNEIKHVITESSSRKQALTERDKPEDFDAEEAELLRGEREQEEEDFENVGEILITLIKAFKDAFLPFLEELSPYLLPMWAKETTTNERCTSICIFDALVEVCPEEALKYYDVCLPLILDASNDENLAVRQAAFYGLGLWAEYGRSSFKPFVVEALSRIKVVIMHTNALEPENEKAYDNVVSALSKICQFHGESIDLAQVIPVWLNCLPIKGDLDEAKDVHEQLCSMVERSDREVLGSNYQYLPKVVSIFAEVLCAGEDLATEGTTKRMINLLRHFQETIPPATWASTRSLLLPQQEMELESVLSAPKEDFNILTHAMKLIVFCCGNQIF